The DNA window tcctcttctttctcttctttttccaaatgagtgttatgtctctaaaaccctaactctcttactatctttcttttcttaactgggcttaacccacaatctaaTTCTCATATTCTATATAGGCCCAATTCTTAAcattcctctaattactcaattaagccaaataacacacataaatgaATAATCACACAACATAacaaatattattcccaataatattccacaactacaaATGCTCCATATCTTAATTAATACCGACTCACGATTGTATTTCTCCGAATAATTCGACTAATTAATCCaaccataaacttaactgctcaaatcaacatattaatacaattattcctttagaataataccgataacttccgacttcgactaattccaacgaataaatccttgatgtaatttaattaaataattaattaaattcggggcgttacaacatGGACTAACAGAGTCACTCAGTTAGGGAAATCAACAACAAACAAATACattctaaaagaaaatatgttTATGTTTTCTATTTGTGAGTTGTTTATTTAATGTGTCTATGATTTCTAGGGTGGAGTCTGCACATTGGAGACTGGAGAACATGTTGACGACAAGTCGTGGTGATTTATGTGCAAGCTGGGAGGCTGTGAACACAATGTTGAAGTTGTAGCTAGGTTCCATAAGAGTGTCGTTTCAAAAAAGTATCGTCAATATTGAGCATAGATATAACACTCCATTCTATTCtaaatttcacaattttttttcaagATAGTGTATACAAATCATTGGAAAGGAACTAGAAAGAGTCAAATCTGTTGGTGCGAGCAAGCAGAGGTGTGGTTGTTACATTAGAACAACACATGGATTACCATGTGCATGTCAGCTCGCCGGCTACCAGATTCTAGGCATATACCTATACCTTTGGAATATATTCAtgtgttttgaaaaaaattgcaaatttcaaAATATGAGGTGAGTCCTGATGAGAGCAAGTGGGATTTAGAAGATAAGTGCGAAGAGTTGAAGCGACAATCCAGTACTATGGATATTGTGGGTCAAAGGGCGTTGAAGAAAAAAGTTTGTGATATTTCCTATCCATCCACATATTCAATGTGTCCACCGCCGGTGAAATACAAGCCAAAAAGAGGAGTTAAGAAGAGTAGAAAAAGGGAAAAAAGTGATGTGCATCGTGATCCAAGTCAGTGGGAATATGCTGAAGCTTCGCAGGGGAGTCAGACTACAAAGAGATCATGCACACAACAAAATGGGAGTCAATTGTCAACCATGCCGATTGGTAAGCAACCTTCTATCAATTCTGCAAAAGCCAAGTACTTGTCACAGTTTCCTGCTTTCTATCATCCATACATCGATGACATTTTTGATGTTGAATTGGATAGAAATTGTGGTTTCTGTtgtatttcatttgcattaggaTGGGGGGAAGATGCATGTTATGATGTTCAAAGACAACTGCATACTCAAATCCAGAAACACGCAGATTTATTTTCTAAGTTGTTCTATGACACTGTCTTTGATGTTAGTAATTCATTACTCGTAAAACACTTGGGTCTTCAGGGTAAGGAGAAATGGATGACGATTCCCGATATGGGTTACCCTATTGCTTCTAAATACAGTGTTGttgtatttgtttctctttccatgtTAATGAACATAATATTTTTCCCGTTTCTCATAACTCCACCCTCATACACGAGTCGACATACGATCATTGCTGTTGGTTTTGTCAACCGTAATCATTGGATTCAGATAAAGTTGAGACCCGATTGTCCATTGCCTCCCATCACTGATCGTTGGAGGCATAATTATTCTAATAATGCATAAGCATGGAAATCACCATATGCGGGTCGGTTCAGACATTAGGAAGAAGTGGCTAGAAAGTCAGACATTGGGAAGAATGTTTCTAAGGATGCAAAAATTGttgtgatgttgtaatgatagaTATGTATGGcatttattctatttatatatTAGTACGCTTTGATATTTCACCGACATTTATTCTATGTTgttcaagtttaaaaaaaaattaagtcctAGTATTATCGGAAAATTTAAATTTGCGGTAGTTTTATACACTGAATTCATATCGAAAATTTGAAATCTCCGGTAAAATTTCTGGTACCAGATATTTCTAATTTCCGGTATTAATATTAACTGGTGATACGTACCGGATATTTCAAATATCTGGTACCGGAAATTTTATATTTCCGGTATGGATCATCATGTGCAGTAATTTGGTAAATCCAACTAAATATCCGGTACATTTGTGAAATTTCCGGTACGGAACCAGAAATTTAATAAAATCCGGTATTTTGCAGGGGTAATATGGTTAAAACTTATCCCTTGGGGGGTGGCAAGTATAAAAAAAGGGGTGACATGTAGATTCTCCCATATTTAATAATGAGAAAATGACCATCTAACTTTTATTTGTCTACTTTTCTCATTGTTGGCAAAAGTCCATTAAATCTGGTCTTATTCATAGGCCAAATACATTAAAGAGGACTTAGGCATGACAATGAGGTGGCGGATTTAAGCATTATCAACCCTACCCCTACCTCTCTGTATCAGCCTTGCCCCCACTTCCTAAACGTAGTTGAGGATAGCAATTGTTCCTCCGTCTCCACCCTCAACGAAAAACAGGTTTTCCTATCTCCACTCGcataaattgtatttttttaaatgcaTGTTTTTTTCATAGCAACAAAAgtcaataattaacaaaaatatttgtcCATTTTAAGAATAATCATAATACTTAACCTTTTTCATTtagtatgtattttttttaaatgaactaTAATTCTAATAATCTTGATTTCTTAAGATTAAGAAGAGTAAATGAATAatgaatttattaaaaataagagTAATAAATTACATTTAATACTAGTAAAGACCAGTGCATTTGCACGGGTCGcgcaaagtcgatataaatatttaattaatattatataattatggttaagaaatatatataaaaatatatacgaATTCATAGAAATAAAAGTTTCAATTATGATTATCATAAAAAATGAACTCTCTATGCACATCACACTTTCTCACTCCTCGTCTCTTAATCTCTTTGTATTTATTCTCTTTGCTCAATTAATTTCTCAGTTATTACAATTAAACACAATAAATCAAAGAAATGAAAATTCTACAATCGTTCATACTCCTCCTCCCTACTGTCCtccaacaacaaaatcaacatcTCATCTCACTCAAATTTGGATCTCTCTCATTCTTACTCGCGGTTTTCTCTCTACTTCTCTTGATAAAGAACCGAAACAAAAACTCAACAATCAAATATAATCATCCATCAAACGCAAACAAATCTGCGAAACTTTTACAATTTGAGTAGAGTTGTGAGTCTAACAACCTTAGTGCATGTTTGGATTGGCTTCTACAAGCCCCAAAAACACTTCTAGTCCACTTCAATttgaaaattggttttttttcttttttgaatactttttcaaaatcaattcttctCCTCCAAAAACAAATTCTAATAGAAACTACCATTCCTAGCTTTTTGAGTTTAGTATAATcaattatacatttatttatatattatttattataactcttttaaattttcctaatttaccctctttaattttcatcaattacttattttcttttttatttttactagaattttttattattttagtaattatacaattcaaaatcaattttgttaaaactatccGAACAATATTAATTGATAACAACCACTTTTATATCATTGTATCTAAATATTCTATATATGTTTATAAAATGCCACAACTGTGTACTTTGAACTACTTTACAGTTATTATATTACAAATATTACAAACCAAACCGTTGAATATACAGCAATCTACCTTCCTTCTctacatacatatacatatatactgAAAGTTGAAAGTTCCTGTGATGTCAACAACTATTCAAATCACATTCCTTCCAGTAACTCTCCCCTTTACCGCGTAAAAAACGAAACAATAATAATTGTTTCGTAAAACCGAGACAACCTTCTACAGCGACAACTTTCTGATGTCACTCTCCTTCACAAACAACCCATGAAAACCATACGGCACACGCCGCGGCAACTTCACCTCCGCCACAACCTCCATCTCCGCCGTCTTAGCATCCATCACCAAAAACCTCGACTCCCCCTTCCTCTCATCATGCACATAACTCACCAAATAACCATCATCCTCCTCAACACCACCCTCCCTCGCCACAAAAAACGGTTCACCACCGTAACAACCCTCTCCGAACATCCTACACCCAACTTCCTCTCCCTTCAACACATCAATCTTCACAACCCCCGATATCTTCGGCATCGGATCTCCAATCGCCGCATAAACAAACCTATTCCTCTTCCCCATGAAATCACTATTTATAACTGCGAAATCAAGATTCCTCGCTGATAACGGTTGTCGTGAAACAATCCCTGTCTCAACGTTGATCTTCACTTTCTCAACCATCGCGTGAACAAGATCCAATCTCTCCATAGTATGCTCCACAGAGAGTATATTCGGCGCAATCAACGTAACGGTTTCTCCATCTTCCTCATCCCACGCGTTAATCGCGTGAACTATATTAAACCCTGGCACATTAAACCACTTCATCTTCCTCTCATCTTTATCATAACGAGGAAGAATCCCGATCCTCGAAATCTTCGATGGATCGGAACCTACCGGAGAGCCACCGGAAATCATATCAAGAGGATTCATCCCAAGCTGTATATCAGCAAACACAGCGTATTTTTTCGTAATAGCGAAATCGTGAAGAAACGAAGGTGTTGTCATGGAGAAAACGGGAACGTCGTTGTGTTTAACTCCGTTAGAATCGAAACGGAAGTAAGTTAAAAACGGTGGAATAGGACCGTAACGGAACGCGAAAGCTTCGCCGGTGTCGGCATCAATTTTGGGATGCGCCGTCATGCTCATGGAGAGTTTACCGTTAAAATCGTGACGGCCGATTGTTTGGATGTCACCGTTTGGGGTTAGATTAATTTCATAAGGAAGATCGGATTCTCCGAGCGCGAAAAGACGGTTACCAAACAGAGCTAAGCTTGTGTTTGCTAAACCAATGCCGTTGGATGGATTATACTGACCGGTTATGACACGTGCGGCGGTTATGGATCCACGCGCGGCGGAGGCGATAAGCGAGTTGAAACCGGAGAAGACGTTGGGGAAGAGAGGGTAACCGGCTTCGTTTTCGGTTTTGTATTTGTAGGTTTTGACGTAACGGCTACAGAGTGTGGCGGTTCCGTTAGAGATTGTGATGGCGTGAAGCATGCCGTCACCGTCGAAGAGGTGGTAGGGTCCACGTGGCAGGAACTGGGGGTTTGGGCCGTTTCTTATGTAAGCGCCGTTGAGTGACGGTGGGAGTGTGCCTTTTGTGATTTCGCATTGTGTTGGAGGGAGTTCGGTTAGGACTGGAGCGAAGTTTTGAGATAGAACATGTCTTGGATCTACGGCTGGTTTTATTGGTGGgtcgatgaagttgttgatgatgtCGTCGAATGTGTTGAATAGGAGTCCTGGGAGTGATGTTTCTggttttttgtttgtgtgttgggtggtggtggtggtggtgggtgGAGGTTTTGTTTTGGTGGAGGGTGTTGTGGTGGTGGTTTTTAGTGTTTGGGTTTGTGTTGTTTGGGGTTTTTCTTTGGTTTTGATGGATGAGATGTTGAATGAAGGGATTGAAGTTGGGGGTTGTTTACATGTTATTATGATGAGTTTTGGGACCATGGTGATAAGCTTATGGATTATGAGGAAATTGTGATTTTTGTGAGGAGGGAGGTGTGATACTTATCTTGTGTTGGATGGGAAAGAATCCAATTGGTGATGGTTGATGGgatgaaaaagaaattaaattgtgAATATTTTGAGGTAATCTTGCAAAATAATTAATGTAGGATGGACATGATAGATTTTGGATGAAGCTTTGAGACTTCTATTTGAAATATGAGTATCTAAATATTGAATAGTGACTACATGTTATTTCAGGATAATAACAAATCTAAATAGAGAGAGAGATAATATAAAGGAATTTGAGATAATTCAAGAACATGAATAGATTCCTTATTGTAAGATACTGACAGTTTGAGGGATCTGAATTGCATGGAAACAAAACTTCATGAGGTCATATAGTTGAAGTAATCTGCATTGTTTATATCAATTTAGATGACTTACATTATATATTTCTCCAAATTAATCTCAACCCTTCAGAATTTTATCAACTGTGATTGACAAAATTTTTCACTTTGAGTGAGCATggtcacaataataaaaataccATGCACTAATGTGATAAGTAGTAGTAACATGAACAAACTAATCCTTGGATCTATGCCTCTAAGTAATCTTGCTGTTGATTTGTTTGAtgtaaaaaaaaggaagaaattcaCCATGAAATCTAAATCTTTAACCTCTTTGTCACGTTTTAACAAAGCCTAAAATCAAATTTTCAGCAGTCTAAATCATGAATAGCATAACAGTACAATATAATACAGCTGTGTGGTGAAAATGAAGCATAAAACTAAATCATGATATTTCTATTTGGAATCCATTAATGCTCAAAGGGTCCACCTTTGTTTCAGCCATTCAAAAGATTAGGTGCCTCTATCAATTTTCCTAACCACATGTTGACAAATTTCAATTTTTGTCTTAGGCACAGACCacaattattttgttattttgtttctcACTCACAGAGTGATTATCCACAATGAAATTGAAATGGGGTAGAGTTTCATTTGGAATATATAAATCAATGTATTCCTGTGTtcatatataaaacaaaacagtTTCTTTCAGATATTTTCTACATGAATTTCAACCTGAAATAATATTTTGCAACAGCCTCAAGCAGCCAGAATGTTATAAACATGGGACCGATGACTAGTTGTAAAATAAAGTTGTAAAATAAAATGAGCTTATTATGCAGTTAAGGTAATTAAGCTAAGGTTAGACATTATTGTCAGTGTACAGAGTACACCGAATCTATTATCTATATTGGGCTAAGCAGATAAAATAGATAGATAATAGTTGTCTGCTTTAAAATTCAGTAGCACTCACTTTCAATTCAATTGGATTTAGGGAAGCAACCGCAAGTAGACAGCGATTGGGTTTGGTGCTTTACCTTTCTCGTCAAAGATAAACTCAATTTTTCAATCcacacttttttttttatcaagttttacatttttttatttattaaaatatactttTCGATAAATCCTCTAAATTTTATAAGATAGATTAAAAACTctcaaaatatattataagatGGGGCCACTTTTCTTATATGGTCCCAATTTACTACTACTAGTCCGATTTTAATCTCAATTAGTATTTATTGCTATAAAATATAAGTGAAGTTGACccaattttttaatgtttttaaaaataaatagttatagttaacttaattttcattttcattttcattttcataaactaacttaattttcaattagtgtatatatatatatatatatatatatatatatatatatatatatatatatatatatatatatatatatatatatatatatatatatatatatatatatatatatatatatatatatatatatatatatatatatatatatatatatatatatatatatatacaccaaagcaaaactaacttctttcattcaataaaatagtATCAATACAAGAAAGTATAAAATTAACGTAACTACGTCGAGATCAGGAATTAGCCGCCTTTGTTAAACAATGaacaaccatattcgcttgacgcttaACGAACTCAACCTCAAAGTTTAGAAAATCAAGTAACAAAAAGTTTAATAGAACAAATGATATAACTAAACTCGGAATTTCCGACAACATTAGAATGGATAGCTTGCACCACCTTTTGCGAGTCACTCGCAAAAACTACATGACCGAGATGAAAGGCTAAAGCTCCTTGGATAGCTTCTTTCAAAGCCAACGCCTCTGCTTCTATCACGGATAAAGTACAAACATCCCAAGCAACACCCGCCTGAACTAAATTCCTCATATTATCTCGGATACACCAACCTCTATTGGTGGTACATTGACTACTATTAAACCCCGCATCGACATTACACTTGAGCCAACCCAAAGGGGGGATCCAATGATGCAGATTAGGGGGGCAGCCTCTCTATCTTGAATCTTTTGTGCCATAAACCATTCCTACCACTTGTGAAAGGCTAACCAACCAAGTCTTGACGCCTCCTCCTTCTCGTTGTTCCAAATAAAATTATTCCTATTATGCCATAAAGTTTCAATCATAACCGCAAACCGCCCAGCCACCTTTCTATCATTCGCGCTACACACTTTCAAAATAAGAGATTTAATGTCACTAGAATGATTAATAAGAGGTGCAACAGTATCGTGCAAACCTGCTGACGTCCAACAAGAATTAGTTTCAGGACACCCGAAAAAAACGTGTCAATCATCCTCCTCAGAATCATCACAAAACTGACAAGTAGAAGGACAAGGTACATGATGTTGTTGAAGCCGGACCCGTGAAGGAAAGCAACCTATGCAAATCCGCCAAATAAGGTGTTTCACTCGGGGTGGCGCAAGAATAGACTGCAGACCTTGCCAGTTAACCTCATGATTCTCCTGGGTGTAGCACTTTTTTCTACTCTTCCAAAATCGATACCCTGAACGGACAATATACTGACCATCTTTTTCTTCCTTCCAAACCAAGCTATCTTCGGTAACATCCTCCACAAGCGGAACAAAAAGAATTTCCTCCGCCTCTACACAATCAAACAAATCACAAATCACCCTCATATTCCACTGTTTAACGTTAGGAAGCATCAAGTCCTTAACAACCAAATTATAAATACCTTGTTGTTGCGGCCCATGCATACAACCCTCTGCTTTACCTCGAATCCAAGGTTCAGGCATTACTTTTATTTGGCTACCATCACATATATTCCACCTACAACCAATAGTTAGCACCTCTATGGCTTTCCAAATACTTCTCCAAACAAAGCCAGGATTATAACCGAGATTAGCATCAAGGAAGGTAGTTTTAGGGAAGTACCTTGCTTTAAAGAACCTGGACACTAACGCTTGCGTATTATTCATGAGAAACCATCTTTGTTTTGCAACCATAGCCATATTAAAAGCTCTAAAGTCTCTGAATCCAAGGCCCCCCTCTTTCTTGGAGCATGCTAACTTATCCCAAGCCATCCACCAAATACCCTTACGATTAGAGCCCTCGCACCACCAGAAAGCATTTAACATCTTCTCAATCTCACTAGTCAACGTTTCAGGAAAAATATAGATACTCATCATATAGGCCGGGATAGCTTGGAGAACCAATTTGATCATGACTTCTTTCCCCGCTTTAGATAAGGACCGCCCTTTCCAAGAATTAATTCTTTCCCAAATCCGATCTTTGATGAACGCGAAAGGATCCTTTTTACTCCTTCCAATCATAGAAGGCAATCCTAAATACTTCCACGTTCCTAGCACATGACGAACTCCCATGACCTTGGCTAGGTCCTCCTGTGCTGGAAAACTTAGATTACTGCTAAAGAAAACCTCGGATTTGTTCAAATTGATCTCTTGGCCGGATGCTTTAGCATAAGTCTCTAGGACCTCCATAAGATGTGTTACTTCGCCTACATTGACCCTGCAAAAAAGAAATCAGTCGTCAGCAAAAAGCATATGCGACACACTAGGTGCCCATTTGCATATCTGTATTCCATGGATGTCTCCCTTAGCAACAGTCCCCTTGATGAGGGTCGAAAGTCCTTCAGTTATAAGCATAAAAAGGTAAGGCGACAGTGGGCCGCCTTGCCTGAGTCCTCTTCCTGGCACAATAGGTCCTACAATGTCCGAATTAACCAGTACAGAATAGTGAACCGAAGTAACACACATCATAATCCAACGTGTCCATCTCTCAGCAAATCCCATCTTCAACAACATACCTCTAAGGAATCCCCAATCTACCCTGTCATATCatagataattaaataaaagtaaaGGGGTGTTTTGGAGATCGCAATTTACTTGTTTTCatttattaacaaataaataagcTAAAATAATAGAGTttaatgaaaacaaaaataatagtaGTTAATAGTAGTTTAACATGATTGTGCActaaaaaatcatcaatttttcttttcatccaactTGCTGACTGAGCGGGTGTAGGCTgttggtccagggttcgatccttgGCAGCAGCAATGTAGTATTTTCTTTGTAAACAAGTTGGTGGTACTTATAAACCatcaacttttaaaaaaaaaaaaaaactgcttTCAATCGTACTAATGATTTTTAATGGAATACACTGACTCATTGAATAATACTATAAAATTATTCTATTTAATAATAACGCATCTCTTAATttctcaaat is part of the Vicia villosa cultivar HV-30 ecotype Madison, WI linkage group LG2, Vvil1.0, whole genome shotgun sequence genome and encodes:
- the LOC131651923 gene encoding probable carotenoid cleavage dioxygenase 4, chloroplastic, with protein sequence MVPKLIIITCKQPPTSIPSFNISSIKTKEKPQTTQTQTLKTTTTTPSTKTKPPPTTTTTTQHTNKKPETSLPGLLFNTFDDIINNFIDPPIKPAVDPRHVLSQNFAPVLTELPPTQCEITKGTLPPSLNGAYIRNGPNPQFLPRGPYHLFDGDGMLHAITISNGTATLCSRYVKTYKYKTENEAGYPLFPNVFSGFNSLIASAARGSITAARVITGQYNPSNGIGLANTSLALFGNRLFALGESDLPYEINLTPNGDIQTIGRHDFNGKLSMSMTAHPKIDADTGEAFAFRYGPIPPFLTYFRFDSNGVKHNDVPVFSMTTPSFLHDFAITKKYAVFADIQLGMNPLDMISGGSPVGSDPSKISRIGILPRYDKDERKMKWFNVPGFNIVHAINAWDEEDGETVTLIAPNILSVEHTMERLDLVHAMVEKVKINVETGIVSRQPLSARNLDFAVINSDFMGKRNRFVYAAIGDPMPKISGVVKIDVLKGEEVGCRMFGEGCYGGEPFFVAREGGVEEDDGYLVSYVHDERKGESRFLVMDAKTAEMEVVAEVKLPRRVPYGFHGLFVKESDIRKLSL
- the LOC131649894 gene encoding uncharacterized protein LOC131649894, with product MDIVGQRALKKKVCDISYPSTYSMCPPPVKYKPKRGVKKSRKREKSDVHRDPSQWEYAEASQGSQTTKRSCTQQNGSQLSTMPIGKQPSINSAKAKYLSQFPAFYHPYIDDIFDVELDRNCGFCCISFALGWGEDACYDVQRQLHTQIQKHADLFSKLFYDTVFDVSNSLLVKHLGLQGKEKWMTIPDMGYPIASKYSVVVFVSLSMLMNIIFFPFLITPPSYTSRHTIIAVGFVNRNHWIQIKLRPDCPLPPITDRWRHNYSNNA